The Salvelinus fontinalis isolate EN_2023a chromosome 7, ASM2944872v1, whole genome shotgun sequence genomic sequence TgacaaaataaatgttattttgtttAACTTTTACTTAAATATGAAAAACATGTCCTTTATACTGCAAAACATTATTTGTATGTATTGTTGAACATTCAGGGGGCTAGCTAATTGGCATGTAGAGGTTTAGTGACATGTATTGAGTAGATACATAGACATTTAAATTAGTTTTAATAACATCAATTAAACAAAAAACATTGCATTGTCTGTATAGATAACCCAAAGTTTGACCAGCACAAATTCAAGTagaatatttatttttcattCGCACATCAATTAAGTTTAATGCAGACATCCAAATACATTCATCAATGACGAAAATAATACATCTATTTAAGACAATTTAATAAACATGTTTATCGTTTCAAAGTATGTATATCACTAAACAAAAATTGCTTAGTagtgaaaaacaaaacaacaaaaaaatcaacTAAATGGTGAAAACTGATCATCACAtcatctctatctgatacatgttgtatctactaactcattcccacagaaaactgatcatcacaccatctctatcatgttgtatctactaactcattcccacagaaaactgatcatcacatcatctatctgatacatgttgtatctactaactcattcccacagaaaactgatcatcacatcatctctatctgatacatgttgtaTCTACTAACTCATTCCCACAGAAAATCACAATCTGACACATGTTGTGTCTACTAactcattcccacagaaaactgatcatcacaccatctctatctgaCACATGTTGTATCTACTAACTCATTCCCACAGAGTACGACACAGTCAACAGTCAGACTACATTGTTTCAACGTAAGAAGCCTCGTAGGATATTCAACCCTATGGGCAAATCCAAGGTCATCTCAATATCTCTACAGTAGAAGCTAACAAAACACACCAAAACTGACAAGATGCACACTGATCAGTAAAGAGAGGCTAACATTCTATAACATTCCCTTTCCTCTGCACAGTTCTCTCACAGTGAGAAACAATAGGATCCCAATAGTGTTTTATTCTTTCTTAAATGTTATCAAATTCACTGTTACCACTTCATTTATGAGATGAGAATGAAGTGATGTAATGACTTTACTCTTAGCTGGTCTGAGAGAACTGatgaggcttctctcctgtatgtatacgctGGTGACATTTTAAAAGGTATCTAAATcggaaactcttcccacagtcagagcagaagtgagactgtctatatgtattcgcTGGGGACATTTTAACTTTTCCAATTGGGAGAAACTCTTCCCAtagtcagagcagaagtaaggcttcactcctgtgtgtgttctctgatgaactgttagctcagttgatgttttgaagcacttaccacagtcagagcaggagtaaggcttctctcctgtgtgtgttctctgatgaactgttACACCAGCTGTTGTGGTGAAGCATTTTCCGCAGTCAGAGCAAGAgtatggcttctctcctgtatgtacacGTTCATGTACTTTTAAGATATCCAATcgggagaaactctttccacaggcagagcagaagtaaggcttctctcctgtgtgtgttctctgatgaactgttagctcagttgatgttttgaagcacttaacacagtcagagcaggagaatGGCTTCGCTATGTGTATTAGTTGGTGACTTTTTAACTTATCCAATCGGGAGAAactttttccacagtcagagcaggagtaaggcttctctccagtgtgcacTCTCTGATGAATTGTCAGAGCTTGTGATgttgtgaatctcttcccacaggcagagcagaagtaaggcttcactcctgtgtgtgttctctgatgaacatTTACctcagttgatgttttgaagcacttaccacagtcagagcaggagaatGGCTTCGCTATGTGTATTAGTTGGTGACTTTTTAACTTATCCAATCGGGAGAAACTTTTCCCACAGTGCaggcaggagtaaggcttctctccagtgtgcacTCTCTGATGAATTGTCAGAGCTTGCAATgttgtgaatctcttcccacagtcagagcagaagtaaggcttcactcctgtgtgtgttctctgatgaacttttacctcagttgatgttttgaagcacttaccacagtcagagcagaagtaaggcttctctcctgtgtgtgttctctgatgaactgttACATCAGATGTTGTggtgaagcattttccacagttAGAGCAAGAgtatggcttctctcctgtatgtacacGTTCATGTACTTTTAAGGTATCCAATCGGGAGAACCTCTTTCCACAGGCatagcagaagtaaggcttctcacctgtgtgtgttctctgatgaacttttacctcagttgatgttttgaagcacttaccacagtcagagcagaagtaaggcttctctcctgtgtgtgttctctgatgaactgttAGATCAGATGTTGTGGTGAAGCATTTTCCGCAGTCAGAGCAAGAgtatggcttctctcctgtatgtacacGTTCATGAACTTTTAAGGTATCCAATcgggagaaactctttccacaggcagagcagaagtaaggcttctctcctgtgtgtgttctctgatgaacttttacctcagttgatgttttgaaacatttgccacagtcagagcaggagaatGGCTTCTCTCTGTGTATTAGTTGGTGACTTTTTAACCTTTCCAATCgggagaaactcttcccacagtcagagcaggagtaaggcttttcTCCAATGTGCACTTTCTGATGAATTTTCAGAGCTTGTGATgttgtgaatctcttcccacagtcagtacAGGAATTcagattctctcctgtgtgtatttttaggtgtatttttagctttgatagaaTTGGGAAAATCTCACAATGTGGGAGGTGGTGAGAcctcttagctctgtgatcttcctgctgttgctctctggatgtagagaatgtcttaacatggtctcctgtgtgaacaacatcagaagaaccagtcagtGAGATACACATATGActtcatatacagtgccttcagaaagtattcacaccccttgactctttctacattttgttgtgtttcagcgtgaatttaaaattgattaaattgagtcattgtcctacacacaataacacacacatacaagggcATGGATACATGACTAGATATTGTTGTACCAACATGAATTCTACTACGACTATGTACCATCTGAATATGAATACCACATCTGTAGATTCTAAACCAACAGTTGGAGGACAGATCACCTGGAGGACAAATGGAACTAAACCACCGGTTGGCCAGAAAGTGTTATATATGGGAGGCCTGTAAAAAGTGTTTAGTCCTTGTACCATATGTGTCAGCCGAATACCCCACAACGCCGGCAGAGTACCCCACAACGTCGGCGGAGTACCCCACAACACCGGCGGAGTACCCCACAACGTCGGCGGAGTACCCCACAACGCCGGCGGAGTATCCCACAACGCCGGCGGAATACCCCACAACGTCGGCGGAATACCCCACAACGTCGGCGGAATACCCCACAACGTCGGCGGAATACCCCACAACGTCGGCGGAATACCCCACAACGTCGGCGGAATACCCCACAACGTCGGCGGAATACCCCACAACGTCGGCGGAATACCCCACAACGTCGGCGGAATACCCCACAACGTCGGCGGAGTACCCCACAACGTCGGCGGAGTACCCCACAACGCCGGCGGAGTACCCCACAACGCCGGCGGAATACCCCACAACGTCGGCGGAGTACCCCACAACGTCGGCGGAATACCCCACAACGTCGGCGGAGTACCCCACAACGTCGGCGGAGTACCCCACAACGTCGGCGGAGTACCCCACAACGTCGGCGGAGTACCCCACAACGCCGGCGGAGTACCCCACAGCGTCGGCGGAGTACCCCACAGCGTCGGCGGAGTACCCCACAACGTCGGCGGAGTACCCCACAACGTCGGCGGAGTACCCCACAACGTCAGCGGAGTACCCCACAACGTCAGCGGAGTACCCCATTGCGtagagaccagtgtctggccctaCTGGAGCCGTCTCTCCCTGGTAccgtatagaacagaaacattaactcatgctctggaatgctctGTAGGTTTCATCACCCAGAAGACAtggtaaatctcctgtcagtgttatctcccagaggcccttcctcagtagaacacacacacaatagttaagaatactctattctgtcgaataaaacaatttgatgcaataaaagtattataacatcaTCTTTAAATTTTCCACcataatacttatgtaaattagatatttctgcagattattttaattttttacatttgcaaacatttcaaagaaACATGTTTTGCCTGTCATtgcggggtattgtgtgtagatggctcAAAAATCAATTtttaatttaggctgtaacataacatgcagaataagtcaaggggtatgaatactttctgaaggctctatACTGTACAATACAAAAGGGGAATACAACTATTCTAAAAGTGGACAACAGCTGATTGCAAAAAGGAGTGAAAATCCAGACCCATataatcctccactcactatcacaagggttagtaactacacagactcatttcatatcatcctccactcactatcacaagggttagtaactacacagactcatttcatatcatcctccactcactatcacaagggttagtaactacagactcatttcatatcatcctccactcactatcacaagggttagtaactacacagacttatttcatatcatcctccactctctatcacaagggttagtaactacacagacttatttcatatcatcctccactcactatcacaagggttagtaactacacagactcatttcatatcatcctccactctctatcacaagggttagtaactacacagactcatttcatatcatcctccactctctatcacaagggttagtaactacacagactcatttcatatcatcctccactctctatcacaagggttagtaactacacagactcatttcatatcatcctccactcactatcacaagggttagtaactacacagactcatttcatatcatcctccactccctatcacaagggttagtaactacagactcatttcatatcatcctccactcactatcacaagggttagtaactacacagactcacttcatatcatcctccactcactatcacaagggttagtaactacagactcatttcatatcatcctccactcactatcacaagggttagtaactacacagactcacttcatatcatcctccactctctatcacaagggttagtaactacacagactcatttcatatcatcctccactcactatcacaagggttagtaactacacagactcatttcatatcatcctccactctctatcacaagggttagtaactacacagactcatttcatatcatcctccactcactatcacaatggttagtaactacacagacttatttcatatcatcctccactcactatcacaagggttagtaactacacagacttatttcatatcatcctccactcactatcacaagggttagtaactacacagactcacttcatatcatcctccactcactatcacaagggttagtaactacacagacttatttcatatcatcctccactcactatcacaagggttagaaactacagactaatttcatatcatcctccactcactgtcacaagggttagtaactacacagactcatttcatatcatcctccactcactatcacaagggctagtaactacacagactcatttcatatcatcctccactcactatcacaagggttagtaactacagactaatttcatatcatcctccactcactatcacaagggttagtaactacagactcatttcatatcatcctccactcactatcacaagggttagtaactacacagactcatttcatatcatcctccactcactatcacaagggttagtaactacacagactcatttcatatcatcctccactctctatcacaagggttagtaactacacagactcacttcatctcatatcatcctccactctctATCACAGACTTATTTCATAGAACTTTAAAACATTGTCAGTTTATCTAGTTCACTTCTTTAGTCTACTCTCTGCAGACTCCAGATAacccagtgaataaaacaaatactGGCAATACTGTTGTTGGAGAGAACAACACAAGCTTTGTTGTAGTCTGGTGTTCTTCAGGGATGTGATGGCAGAATGACAGAATTTACAATAGCAACAGACTGGGTCATAACTTAGTAAAATAGAACCTGCCTTTACCATGACTAACAGAtttcccaatcttctcctcctcttcttcatctttaatgttgacattcagctccagtgtttgactgcagtcttccagcttcactgatgccatcgcTGAATCCTccagtgcaaactgggctccactgtcacaatcaggacccagtgactgtaggttttggactcagtgtggaaggagagtggcaggctgggtttgtcctctCTTTTGATGTTCCTGGCCTCAGACTTGACCTAGTCAACGTTGGTGTCTATATCAGAAATCATGGTATTTTACAAAGATAAGCATAAGAGCATTGGAAGAGGAGAAGTCCACTagaagtctggccatgtggagaagtGCAGCTATAGTAAGCAACAATCCACCGGTTTGGTCAGGCCCAGCATGAGGGATAAAGATTATCCTGTGTCTGGTGAGTGTAGCTCTTAAGTGAAGTTTGAGCATCTTTGCAATACAATATGTTCTATACAGCTGTCAACATTCTACAAGGAAAGAGCCACATAACTATATAATCATTAACCAGATTACCCCGGATACCGGACTTCGATGAGTGATACCTCAGTTCTAGAATGTTTCCATTGATGAGAATGAATCTAAATCTATTGACATTCAGAATTGATTTTGTTTAGACATCCAGCCAGTTTTGTAGTTTAATGACCAGACACAAATCTTCAAAagttactatatttatttattcagaGTGGTACATGCATTCACAGTCTTGATCTTGtcatgtctttggcatcattaaagtgaagactgttattttatcaaatcaattctctgtaattattaaaaTGTGACTAAACTAATCATGTGAATGTAaataactaggaagtcggggcaccaaggaaaatcttcagattacaaagttataattttcctaatataactcttcagatattttaatatctgatcaattagtcttctaat encodes the following:
- the LOC129860146 gene encoding zinc finger protein 624-like, with translation MASVKLEDCSQTLELNVNIKDEEEEEKIGKSVSHGDHVKTFSTSREQQQEDHRAKRSHHLPHCEIFPILSKLKIHLKIHTGENLNSCTDCGKRFTTSQALKIHQKVHIGEKPYSCSDCGKSFSRLERLKSHQLIHREKPFSCSDCGKCFKTSTEVKVHQRTHTGEKPYFCSACGKSFSRLDTLKVHERVHTGEKPYSCSDCGKCFTTTSDLTVHQRTHTGEKPYFCSDCGKCFKTSTEVKVHQRTHTGEKPYFCYACGKRFSRLDTLKVHERVHTGEKPYSCSNCGKCFTTTSDVTVHQRTHTGEKPYFCSDCGKCFKTSTEVKVHQRTHTGVKPYFCSDCGKRFTTLQALTIHQRVHTGEKPYSCLHCGKSFSRLDKLKSHQLIHIAKPFSCSDCGKCFKTSTEVNVHQRTHTGVKPYFCSACGKRFTTSQALTIHQRVHTGEKPYSCSDCGKSFSRLDKLKSHQLIHIAKPFSCSDCVKCFKTSTELTVHQRTHTGEKPYFCSACGKSFSRLDILKVHERVHTGEKPYSCSDCGKCFTTTAGVTVHQRTHTGEKPYSCSDCGKCFKTSTELTVHQRTHTGVKPYFCSDYGKSFSQLEKLKCPQRIHIDSLTSALTVGRVSDLDTF